A region from the Drosophila bipectinata strain 14024-0381.07 chromosome 3R, DbipHiC1v2, whole genome shotgun sequence genome encodes:
- the laf gene encoding peptidyl-prolyl cis-trans isomerase G yields the protein MDTSREGTPSLGSYRSSKGPSTGSLEDGSSFEDLSRPFSRHTRNKSAKSKSLQGSNLDVISRFLKDRDAAACSNTTERSREPKDKVSKRSFFYKAEAQSKHSRESFSSSEVHDARPGDIREDRQSYLKSDEPEVLQSRSHQSQRSTDGSMSFSQIYSEIYEESKKREKKAERACRNYHINKSKLHRNQDISESGSAAYEGNNGSLGSEYSSYSARRSRDYESRSMEDRDFESFVRDQQQSIVGYQDRESSRSERSSFKRLIASEWEESIPEDNELEIDVRSSATSSNRVSRHSRDSQRSTKESQGSRSSDKDRVSRGSSFRKSDHKYSEKSSSRQQVSSERGKSSGYTRSMKTNSVSLPPEETYGTEYEDYKSQRSSTSASLRSECEEDYLPSSSTRHRHHHHYRRLQGEPKTYQDRGNSPINIKTSRHSIEMQEPQEDFEYEGENSLGRSLEFHDSSMGKSSISVGVQYPSEDEGEAPYTEGGESYISQQPENLEENPNTWYTEEMESNISENQESNEEKPTWSRKEKQESIIAEVVTRMFNEELTMQKYKLLDIIAKHEGAQMANKTEDSSYKPAESLRDDNVENISAYDGASQNPTNSCYSECDQVMSMPNKTEDYAYEPAESLKDDYEENISAYEVASQNPTKSVYSEYDQVMSTEESMKSELPLSVKGDYDENISAYEGSLKNPTNSVYSQCDQVINMPNKTEDYLYEPEESLKDDYDENICGYEGASQNPTNSVYSECDQVMSMPNKTEDYSYEPEESFKDDYDENISGYEGASQDLTNSVCSEYDQVTSAEESVKSELPQEVVQPKPKSAFNLRIYNADEALMIMPENYKGPAIILDDDAEFLDISLTDDEEQIRAKLMAAALTTKRTSSSSSPYTSSPKTSASPYSIQPSIGSYRPSVIFSRRSEEDEEDPPPRPKSRIALLAEQTLRHCSQNYTNVMPLKIRGVPNTLSLDEWNGTSRLKADRQILAEEFQKKFNRQLKIVAESFQ from the exons ATG GACACATCCCGTGAAGGTACGCCCAGCCTAGGCTCCTACAGGTCTTCAAAGGGTCCGAGTACTGGCTCATTGGAGGATGGCAGCTCTTTTGAAGATCTGAGCAGACCTTTCTCGAGACATACCAGGAATAAGTCAGCCAAAAGCAAGAGCCTACAGGGGTCAAACCTTGATGTGATATCCCGCTTCCTTAAGGATCGAGATGCAGCGGCCTGCTCCAATACCACAGAGCGGTCCAGAGAGCCTAAGGATAAGGTCTCAAAAAGAAGTTTCTTCTACAAGGCCGAGGCTCAAAGCAAACACTCCAGGGAATCCTTTTCTTCTTCAGAAGTACATGATGCCAGGCCAGGGGATATTCGCGAAGACAGGCAATCCTATCTGAAATCGGATGAACCTGAAGTGCTCCAGAGTCGTTCCCATCAAAGTCAGCGATCCACCGACGGCTCCATGAGCTTTAGCCAAATATACAGTGAAATCTACGAGGAATCCAAGAAGCGTGAGAAGAAGGCTGAGCGGGCTTGTCGGAACTACCatataaacaaatcaaaactGCACAGAAATCAAGATATATCGGAATCCGGCAGCGCGGCATACGAGGGAAATAATGGCAGCTTGGGCTCCGAGTACTCCAGTTATTCGGCCAGGAGGTCCAGGGACTACGAATCCCGATCAATGGAAGACCGGGATTTTGAGAGCTTTGTGAGAGATCAACAGCAAAGCATCGTCGGCTACCAGGACCGTGAATCCTCGCGCAGCGAAAGGAGCTCCTTTAAGAGATTGATCGCGAGTGAATGGGAGGAATCTATTCCAGAGGATAATGAACTAGAAATAGATGTTCGCTCAAGTGCGACCTCTTCGAACAGAGTGTCCCGGCACTCAAGAGACTCGCAGAGATCTACGAAGGAAAGCCAGGGCTCTAGAAGCTCAGATAAAGACAGAGTATCGAGAGGATCTAGTTTTCGCAAGTCTGACCATAAGTATTCTGAAAAATCATCTTCGAGGCAACAAGTATCTTCAGAGCGAGGAAAAAGTTCTGGTTATACCAGGTCCATGAAAACAAACTCGGTAAGCCTGCCTCCCGAAGAGACTTATGGAACTGAGTACGAAGACTACAAAAGTCAACGCTCTTCTACAAGTGCCTCTTTACGATCCGAATGCGAAGAAGATTATCTTCCGAGCAGCAGCACACgccatcgtcatcatcatcattatcgtCGCCTACAAGGTGAGCCCAAGACATATCAAGATCGTGGAAATAGTCCCATTAACATCAAGACATCGCGACATTCTATCGAAATGCAGGAACCTCAGGAAGACTTTGAATACGAGGGTGAGAATTCGTTGGGTAGGTCTCTTGAGTTCCATGACAGTTCCATGGGTAAATCAAGTATTTCGGTGGGTGTCCAGTATCCCAGCGAGGACGAAGGAGAGGCTCCCTATACTGAGGGAGGGGAAAGTTATATTTCCCAACAGCCTGAAAATCTTGAGGAAAACCCAAACACATGGTATACCGAGGAAATGGAAAGTAATATTTCCGAAAATCAGGAAAGTAATGAGGAAAAACCAACATGGTCTAGAAAGGAAAAGCAAGAGTCTATAATTGCCGAGGTTGTCACTCGAATGTTTAATGAGGAGTTGACaatgcaaaaatataaattattggATATTATAGCCAAACATGAAGGAGCTCAAATGGCAAATAAAACGGAGGACTCTTCATATAAACCAGCGGAATCACTAAGAGATGATAATGTCGAAAATATTAGCGCCTATGACGGGGCTTCACAGAATCCTACAAATTCGTGTTATTCCGAATGTGATCAGGTGATGAGTATGCCAAATAAAACTGAGGACTACGCGTATGAACCAGCGGAATCATTAAAAGATGATTATGAAGAAAATATTAGCGCCTATGAAGTGGCCTCACAGAACCCCACAAAATCGGTCTATTCCGAATATGATCAGGTGATGAGTACTGAAGAAAGTATGAAATCGGAACTGCCACTATCAGTAAAAGGTGATTACGACGAAAATATTAGCGCATATGAAGGGTCCTTAAAGAATCCAACAAATTCGGTTTATTCCCAATGTGATCAGGTGATAAATATGCCAAATAAAACGGAGGACTATTTGTATGAACCAGAAGAATCATTAAAAGATGATTATGATGAAAACATTTGCGGATATGAAGGGGCCTCACAGAATCCCACAAATTCGGTTTATTCTGAATGCGATCAGGTGATGAGTATGCCAAATAAAACGGAGGACTATTCGTATGAACCAGAGGAATCATTCAAAGATGATTATGACGAAAATATTAGCGGATATGAAGGGGCCTCACAGGATCTCACAAACTCGGTTTGTTCCGAATATGATCAGGTGACAAGTGCTGAAGAAAGTGTGAAATCAGAACTGCCACAAGAAGTAGTCCAACCGAAGCCAAAAAGCGCCTTTAATCTCAGGATATACAATGCTGACGAGGCGCTGATGATAATGCCAGAGAATTACAAAGGACCTGCCATCATTCTAGATGATGATGCTGAGTTTTTGGACATATCACTGACCGATGATGAGGAGCAGATCCGGGCCAAGCTGATGGCGGCAGCTCTGACCACCAAACGAACCAGTAGCTCCAGCAGCCCCTACACCAGTAGTCCCAAGACCAGTGCTAGTCCCTATTCCATCCAGCCGAGCATTGGCAGTTACCGACCAAGTGTCATCTTCAGTCGCCGATcggaggaggacgaggaggatCCTCCGCCACGCCCCAAAAGTCGCATTGCCCTCCTGGCCGAGCAAACCCTGAGGCACTGCTCCCAGAATTATACTAACGTGATGCCTTTGAAGATTAGGGGGGTTCCCAACACGCTGTCCTTAGACGAATGGAACGGCACTTCGCGACTCAAAGCTGACCGCCAGATCCTGGCCGAGGAGTTCCAAAAAAAGTTTAACCGCCAGCTGAAAATTGTTGCGGAGAGTTTTCAATGA